Proteins from one Phyllobacterium zundukense genomic window:
- a CDS encoding transcriptional regulator GutM, translating to MAMWQWGLLALGILWALQSLGVWYQMRHYSDVMKGITSKYNDGFVGAGNVRGRFGKGVIVLILVTPDLVVQRFLVMSGRSVFAKFKRREEFEGISLSALRTDPAMTGLGEPNIAKAAERAIEQIDKARAEPKRSGLIGIKPVNA from the coding sequence ATGGCAATGTGGCAATGGGGATTGCTGGCCCTTGGGATTTTGTGGGCGTTGCAATCACTGGGCGTCTGGTACCAGATGCGCCACTACAGCGATGTGATGAAGGGCATCACTTCCAAATACAATGATGGTTTTGTTGGCGCGGGCAATGTTCGCGGCCGTTTTGGCAAAGGCGTGATCGTTCTCATTCTCGTCACGCCGGACCTCGTGGTTCAGCGTTTTCTCGTGATGAGCGGCAGATCAGTTTTTGCGAAATTCAAGCGGCGCGAGGAGTTTGAGGGTATCTCATTGAGTGCATTGCGCACCGATCCTGCGATGACGGGTCTGGGGGAGCCGAATATCGCCAAGGCCGCGGAGCGTGCAATCGAACAGATCGACAAGGCCAGGGCCGAGCCGAAACGGTCCGGTCTAATCGGGATCAAGCCAGTCAACGCATAG
- a CDS encoding PTS glucitol/sorbitol transporter subunit IIC, which produces MSILTMLAQHADIAAHHISVAGSMVSDAALHGKQAITHAGNDLVVLAQSTGDITVEEFKDKLKNVQQEEQLGWLTNVGKYFIGIFQKGGEVFAGFVTGIIPTLVVLMTAFYALTELVGEERVHGIARGAGRIALTRYTVLPVLSVFFLTNPMAYTFGSFLEEKHKPAFYDAAVSYVHPPLGLFPHINPGEYFVWGGILVALLELEKKGAVPVGYHINVAIWYALVGLVVILLKGMLTERITAIMARRQGIEL; this is translated from the coding sequence ATGTCAATTTTAACAATGCTGGCGCAACATGCGGACATCGCCGCGCACCATATTTCGGTGGCGGGATCGATGGTCTCCGATGCGGCGCTCCACGGCAAGCAGGCCATCACGCATGCGGGCAACGATCTTGTCGTGCTTGCGCAATCGACGGGAGATATCACCGTCGAGGAATTCAAGGACAAGCTGAAGAACGTCCAGCAGGAGGAGCAACTCGGCTGGCTGACCAACGTCGGTAAATACTTTATCGGTATCTTCCAGAAGGGCGGCGAGGTTTTCGCCGGATTTGTAACAGGCATTATCCCGACGCTTGTCGTGCTGATGACCGCATTCTACGCTTTGACGGAGCTTGTCGGCGAAGAACGCGTGCATGGTATCGCCCGGGGTGCAGGCCGTATCGCGCTGACGCGCTACACCGTCTTGCCCGTGCTGTCCGTCTTCTTCCTCACGAACCCGATGGCTTATACGTTCGGTTCATTCCTCGAAGAAAAGCACAAGCCCGCGTTCTACGATGCGGCCGTATCCTATGTGCATCCGCCGCTTGGTCTGTTCCCGCACATTAATCCCGGCGAATATTTCGTCTGGGGCGGTATTCTCGTCGCGCTTCTCGAACTTGAGAAAAAAGGCGCGGTTCCCGTCGGCTATCACATCAACGTCGCCATCTGGTATGCGCTCGTTGGTCTGGTTGTCATCCTTCTCAAGGGCATGCTGACCGAGCGTATTACTGCCATCATGGCGCGCCGTCAGGGCATTGAACTTTAA
- a CDS encoding PTS glucitol/sorbitol transporter subunit IIB: MSKTYKAVKISRGSNGWGGPLVIQLTPERNKVVSVTGGGIHPVARRIAELTGGEAVDGFKAPPVEGEMGVVVVDCGGTARCGVYPRKRIPTVNLTPVGQAGPLAQFITEDIYVSGVKEANIEMADGSQAAAVPGARSSQDSPPTPAELAASMASRTAASDNGEGGLIGFISTIGRAMGRVVGIFFNAGRRTIDQVVRNVLPFMAFVTMLIGFILYTGIGDVLAQPMGPLANNIVGLLILSAICGLPFLSPILGPGAVIAQVIGVAIIGPQIANGTISPAMALPALFAYNTQVGCDFVPVGLALGEAKPKTIEIGVPAVLISRQIMGPVSVVIAWIVSLIVF, encoded by the coding sequence ATGTCAAAGACCTATAAGGCAGTAAAAATTTCCAGAGGCAGCAATGGTTGGGGCGGCCCCCTGGTCATTCAGCTGACGCCTGAGCGCAACAAGGTCGTGTCCGTCACCGGTGGCGGCATTCATCCCGTCGCACGCCGCATTGCAGAACTCACGGGCGGAGAGGCGGTTGACGGTTTCAAGGCGCCGCCGGTTGAAGGAGAGATGGGCGTTGTTGTCGTCGACTGCGGCGGTACGGCCCGCTGCGGTGTTTATCCACGCAAACGTATTCCGACCGTCAATCTGACGCCGGTCGGCCAAGCAGGACCGTTGGCGCAGTTCATTACTGAGGATATCTACGTTTCAGGCGTGAAAGAGGCCAATATCGAGATGGCTGATGGATCGCAAGCTGCTGCGGTTCCGGGAGCAAGATCGTCCCAGGACTCGCCGCCCACGCCCGCAGAACTTGCCGCATCCATGGCAAGCCGGACTGCAGCGTCGGACAACGGTGAAGGTGGGTTAATAGGCTTTATTAGCACTATCGGCCGAGCTATGGGCCGTGTGGTCGGCATTTTCTTCAATGCCGGTCGCCGTACCATCGATCAGGTCGTGCGCAACGTCCTGCCGTTCATGGCGTTTGTGACCATGCTGATCGGCTTCATCCTTTATACCGGGATTGGCGATGTGCTGGCGCAACCAATGGGACCGCTTGCCAACAATATCGTCGGTTTGCTGATCCTATCAGCCATCTGCGGCCTGCCGTTCCTGTCGCCGATCTTGGGACCAGGTGCAGTTATCGCCCAGGTTATCGGTGTGGCGATTATCGGACCGCAGATTGCCAACGGCACGATTTCACCGGCAATGGCTCTGCCTGCACTGTTCGCCTATAATACGCAGGTGGGTTGTGACTTTGTTCCGGTTGGTCTGGCGTTGGGTGAAGCCAAGCCCAAGACGATCGAAATCGGTGTGCCAGCGGTTTTGATCAGTCGCCAGATCATGGGCCCCGTATCGGTCGTCATAGCCTGGATCGTCAGCCTGATCGTATTTTGA
- a CDS encoding PTS glucitol/sorbitol transporter subunit IIA translates to MSVLLKTRVTAVGPEVADLAEGGVVILFADGAPPELAEVSILHAVEGKPSDETPPVGAAIRIGDVSASITGIGDYAWQKVKDIGHVVITFNGSDQVERPGEICASEVDTAELVSALKIGTTITIG, encoded by the coding sequence ATGTCAGTCCTATTGAAAACACGGGTAACAGCCGTTGGGCCTGAGGTGGCGGATCTTGCCGAGGGAGGCGTTGTCATCCTGTTTGCGGATGGCGCGCCGCCTGAGCTTGCAGAAGTTTCGATCCTGCACGCTGTAGAGGGCAAGCCTTCTGACGAGACACCGCCAGTGGGGGCCGCAATCCGTATTGGTGACGTATCTGCCAGCATCACGGGTATTGGCGACTATGCCTGGCAGAAGGTCAAAGATATTGGACATGTGGTGATTACGTTCAATGGGTCCGACCAAGTTGAACGCCCAGGTGAAATTTGCGCATCGGAAGTCGATACGGCTGAATTGGTATCGGCGTTGAAAATTGGAACGACGATTACCATCGGGTAA
- the ptsP gene encoding phosphoenolpyruvate--protein phosphotransferase, whose translation MERSTIVRVHDGLHARPATRFVKLAKGFESDIELIKADKSVSAKSSVKLMLLGVKENETVTVRARGADEIEAIEALIGYLEDPHAGTAEEEGAETASVEAASVRPKAFSANSNASASGKLRGVAASEGFAIGPAFGFFPGEIRHEDRLLAADEIPAETSRLTQAFATVQHRMDMSLAATDLAESDRGIIAALKDIACDDELTQAAEALVREGMDAISAVIGATSRIAADFASMDDPYLNARADDVNAVGRQICLALLGQDDANLDAIPSGSILIADDIGAWDLARAPLKRIAGVICGHGGATSHVAIIARAHGIPAVLGLGHSVQELQQVKSVALDGNNGDVFPDPDQVTIDRFHVQIGVAETERQALKAYKDIVPKRADGTIIEIAANLGSLEEIEAAQEAGAMGVGLFRTELLFMRHIHLPSEDLQTETYTTLAKAFAPYPVIVRTLDIGGDKPISGIDFPDEENPFLGWRGIRMCLDRPDVFKPQLRALLRAAVHGNIKVMLPMVSDLGEVRATRSLIDECAAELKAEGRDYANFDLGVMVETPAAVMIAPMLAKEVAFFSIGTNDLTQYIMAADRLNPTVAKLNDVTHPAVMTAIELTAKAGVEAGIMVGMCGEAAGRADLIPAFVKMGLTELSMSPASIQRAKKCVLELGQMGNQEGE comes from the coding sequence ATGGAACGCTCGACAATAGTGCGGGTGCATGACGGATTGCATGCGCGGCCAGCCACCAGATTTGTCAAACTCGCAAAGGGTTTCGAATCGGATATCGAGCTGATCAAGGCCGACAAATCCGTCAGTGCAAAGAGTTCCGTGAAGCTGATGCTGCTGGGCGTCAAAGAAAACGAGACAGTTACCGTAAGGGCGCGTGGTGCGGATGAGATCGAGGCTATCGAGGCACTGATCGGATACCTTGAAGATCCGCATGCAGGCACGGCAGAGGAGGAAGGAGCTGAAACAGCATCCGTCGAAGCCGCCTCTGTTCGGCCCAAGGCCTTCTCGGCAAATTCCAACGCCTCAGCCTCGGGCAAATTGCGCGGGGTCGCCGCCAGCGAAGGCTTTGCCATCGGACCAGCCTTCGGCTTTTTCCCGGGGGAAATCAGACATGAAGACCGCCTGCTCGCAGCGGACGAAATACCGGCAGAAACCAGCCGGCTGACCCAAGCTTTTGCGACGGTGCAGCATCGTATGGATATGTCATTGGCCGCGACGGATCTTGCAGAAAGCGACCGTGGCATTATCGCCGCTCTCAAGGATATTGCCTGTGACGATGAACTCACACAGGCTGCAGAAGCGCTGGTGAGAGAAGGCATGGATGCGATTTCTGCCGTCATTGGCGCCACGTCACGAATTGCGGCGGATTTCGCTTCAATGGATGATCCTTACCTCAATGCCCGGGCTGATGACGTAAATGCAGTCGGGCGGCAGATTTGCCTTGCGCTGCTGGGGCAGGACGATGCCAATCTTGACGCTATTCCTTCCGGTTCAATTCTTATCGCCGACGATATCGGCGCATGGGATCTGGCCCGCGCGCCATTGAAGCGTATTGCCGGTGTGATATGCGGCCATGGTGGTGCTACATCGCATGTCGCGATCATTGCCCGAGCCCACGGGATCCCTGCGGTTCTCGGGCTTGGACATTCCGTGCAGGAATTGCAGCAGGTCAAGAGCGTTGCGCTGGATGGCAATAATGGAGATGTCTTCCCCGATCCGGACCAGGTGACGATCGATCGTTTCCATGTGCAAATCGGCGTAGCCGAAACGGAAAGGCAGGCATTGAAGGCTTATAAGGATATCGTACCGAAACGCGCCGACGGAACGATCATCGAGATCGCAGCCAATCTCGGCTCACTGGAGGAGATCGAAGCGGCGCAGGAAGCCGGTGCCATGGGCGTTGGGCTATTTCGCACCGAACTGCTCTTCATGCGGCACATTCACTTGCCATCTGAAGATTTGCAGACCGAAACCTACACTACGCTTGCCAAAGCGTTCGCGCCATATCCTGTGATTGTCCGCACGCTGGATATCGGCGGCGACAAGCCGATATCCGGTATTGATTTTCCGGATGAAGAAAATCCGTTTTTGGGCTGGCGCGGTATTCGCATGTGCCTCGACCGTCCGGATGTTTTCAAACCGCAATTGCGTGCGCTCCTGCGTGCCGCCGTACATGGCAACATCAAGGTCATGTTGCCGATGGTCTCGGATCTTGGCGAAGTTCGCGCTACGCGCAGCCTGATCGACGAGTGTGCCGCAGAACTCAAAGCAGAGGGGAGGGACTACGCGAATTTCGACCTTGGTGTCATGGTCGAGACACCAGCAGCCGTCATGATTGCACCCATGCTGGCCAAAGAGGTTGCGTTCTTTTCCATCGGTACCAATGATCTGACCCAATACATCATGGCAGCTGATCGCCTCAACCCGACAGTTGCGAAGTTGAATGACGTGACGCATCCGGCGGTAATGACAGCTATCGAACTTACGGCGAAAGCCGGTGTCGAGGCTGGAATCATGGTCGGTATGTGCGGCGAGGCAGCTGGCCGCGCTGATCTCATCCCGGCATTCGTCAAAATGGGGCTGACGGAACTCAGCATGAGTCCGGCCTCCATTCAACGCGCAAAGAAATGCGTTTTGGAACTAGGGCAAATGGGGAATCAAGAAGGCGAATAG
- a CDS encoding sugar-binding transcriptional regulator — protein MSDRRKRTNGTAKSLQKTPLDVGQPDTKISRMRMRAAWMYYIEQMTQNEIAEILGVGRVTIVRMLAEARARNEVKIGIQGYLSDLVALERQVEKQFGLDKVIIAPLSHPDNDPIPAIAAATGDYLSGIVSNGMRVGVGWGRTLLNTLSYLEARALENFTVISLLGGISQPRRFNPAEFAWQFAQLFQGDGYLIPAPAMVDSIETKTALIERCGLKSVFEMAEDLDLVLLSVGAIETASSTPYHIGFLNQGHQASLAERGAVGDLLFHFYDKQGRLVDHPIHDLVMSVGIDTVQRVPARVLTSGGKEKIKALYGAMALVRPTVFITDEESARRLLVLAEQENG, from the coding sequence TTGAGCGATCGACGCAAGCGAACGAATGGTACGGCGAAGAGCCTCCAAAAGACTCCTCTGGATGTGGGGCAGCCGGACACCAAGATCAGCCGGATGCGTATGCGCGCCGCCTGGATGTACTATATCGAGCAGATGACGCAGAACGAGATAGCCGAAATCCTCGGCGTCGGACGCGTGACCATTGTGCGCATGCTGGCCGAAGCGCGGGCGCGCAACGAGGTCAAGATCGGAATCCAGGGCTATCTTTCGGACCTCGTCGCACTGGAAAGGCAGGTTGAAAAGCAATTCGGTCTCGACAAGGTGATCATCGCGCCATTGTCCCATCCGGATAACGACCCGATCCCGGCGATAGCGGCAGCCACCGGAGACTATCTTTCCGGGATCGTCAGCAATGGCATGCGCGTCGGCGTCGGTTGGGGGCGGACGCTTCTCAACACCTTGTCCTATCTCGAAGCACGGGCGCTTGAGAACTTTACGGTTATCTCGCTGCTTGGCGGCATCAGCCAGCCACGGCGGTTCAACCCGGCGGAATTTGCCTGGCAATTCGCACAGTTGTTCCAGGGCGATGGCTATCTCATTCCCGCTCCTGCCATGGTGGACAGTATCGAGACCAAAACCGCCTTGATTGAACGCTGCGGCCTCAAAAGCGTGTTCGAGATGGCCGAGGATCTAGACCTCGTGCTTCTGAGTGTAGGAGCCATCGAAACAGCGTCGAGCACGCCCTATCACATCGGTTTCCTTAATCAGGGACATCAGGCTTCCCTGGCGGAGCGTGGCGCAGTTGGCGATCTTTTGTTCCATTTTTACGACAAACAGGGCCGGCTGGTGGATCATCCTATCCATGACCTCGTCATGTCCGTTGGCATCGACACGGTGCAACGCGTGCCGGCGCGGGTATTGACATCTGGCGGCAAGGAAAAGATCAAGGCGCTTTATGGCGCTATGGCGCTCGTTCGTCCGACAGTGTTCATCACCGATGAGGAAAGTGCCCGCCGCTTGTTGGTGCTTGCCGAACAGGAAAATGGTTGA
- a CDS encoding PAS domain S-box protein, producing MDNFSRDSLIMELPIPVYTTDKTGIITFYNRAAAEFWGREPRIGEEHWCGSWKLYWPDGTPMQHDECPMAMSLREGRDVRGLEAIAERSDGSRVAFRPFPVLLRDNNGDVVGAMNMLVDLTEQKRNEESAQHLAAIVESSDDAIVSKTLAGIVRSWNRGAERVFGYTAEEMIGRSITTVIPPERLGEEASIVDRIRKGERLDHYETIRVRKDGVRIHVSLTISPVKDSTGRIVGASKIARDITERKEKEERIVMLMREVNHRVKNQYAVILSMIRETGNRTGDSTEFEQQVRERIMALARSHDLLVHAEWRGATVSDLLLAQTKPFGDESSVAISGPLIVLQPNAVQYLGIAFHELATNSAKYGVFSADQGNIAVDWYVGDDGKTFYLTWTESDGPPVRLGRTHGFGKIVLERVTPLSLGGTGTLEQTPKRLVWTLRAPMENIAASIT from the coding sequence ATGGACAACTTCAGCCGTGATTCCCTGATCATGGAACTGCCTATTCCGGTTTATACGACAGACAAAACCGGCATTATTACATTCTACAATCGCGCGGCGGCTGAGTTTTGGGGGCGCGAACCGCGGATCGGCGAAGAGCATTGGTGCGGATCATGGAAATTATACTGGCCTGACGGCACACCCATGCAGCATGACGAGTGCCCCATGGCGATGAGCCTGCGCGAAGGTCGGGATGTGCGAGGGCTGGAAGCCATAGCCGAGCGGTCCGACGGCAGCCGCGTTGCGTTCCGTCCATTCCCCGTTTTGCTTCGGGACAATAATGGTGACGTTGTTGGCGCCATGAATATGCTTGTCGATCTCACAGAACAGAAGCGCAATGAAGAGTCGGCGCAACATCTCGCGGCGATCGTGGAATCGTCCGACGATGCGATCGTTAGTAAAACCCTCGCAGGCATCGTCAGGAGCTGGAACAGGGGTGCCGAACGCGTATTCGGTTACACAGCCGAGGAGATGATTGGCCGTTCGATCACCACTGTTATTCCTCCCGAAAGATTGGGCGAAGAAGCGTCCATCGTCGACAGAATTCGCAAAGGTGAACGCCTGGATCATTATGAGACAATTCGAGTGCGCAAGGACGGAGTGCGCATCCATGTCTCGCTAACCATATCGCCAGTCAAAGATTCGACCGGCCGTATCGTTGGCGCGTCCAAGATTGCGCGCGACATTACCGAGAGAAAGGAAAAGGAGGAACGGATCGTCATGTTGATGCGCGAGGTAAACCACCGCGTCAAAAATCAATATGCGGTCATCCTGTCCATGATCCGGGAAACCGGCAATCGCACTGGAGACAGTACCGAGTTCGAGCAGCAGGTGCGGGAAAGGATCATGGCTCTCGCGCGATCACATGATCTTCTTGTCCACGCCGAATGGCGCGGAGCGACTGTATCGGATCTGCTTCTGGCGCAAACGAAGCCGTTTGGCGATGAATCCAGCGTCGCAATTTCAGGTCCTCTCATAGTCCTGCAGCCCAATGCCGTTCAGTATCTGGGGATAGCGTTCCATGAATTGGCTACGAATTCGGCCAAATACGGCGTGTTTTCTGCTGACCAAGGCAATATCGCTGTCGATTGGTATGTCGGCGATGATGGTAAAACCTTTTATCTGACCTGGACTGAATCTGACGGGCCCCCTGTGAGGCTTGGGCGCACCCATGGATTTGGCAAGATCGTCCTGGAGCGCGTGACGCCATTGTCACTCGGAGGGACAGGCACTTTGGAACAGACTCCAAAACGCCTCGTCTGGACTCTGCGGGCACCAATGGAAAACATCGCAGCGTCCATCACCTGA
- a CDS encoding sensor histidine kinase, which yields MSKTVVKPQVLPKGALIMTLLTLATTIVSFVIMMGITDISPTKRTTQIIIAANAISILVLIYLSYATLRKLFLFKSKEKHRDLHTNITIIFALIASIPSIIVACFSLIVLDNRLNSWINPENNQIIDMSIKAAQSYTEDNAQSLLTTTLSMAIDLDQRRMLYSLDRGAFANWLTYDAGRNNLLGASLVRSNGEVVVSAQLFNDHTLPEAPLEALKSAAGDRPVLIPPAATNLVGAIVKTQALPDLYLYTIRAVDSSALDNMRVMTDNNAEYQSLASNRKNTQIAYALLYIELTLLLLLTAVWTGIAVANRVVRPIRLLIGAAGDVATGNFDVSVPVRASDGDIGSLSHTFNNMVEQLKTQHNDLISAKDEIDERRRFTEAVLSGVTAGVISVNSQGDIAGLNRPAEHMLSIDAAQAIGKNLVHILPEIGAVFEAARGNDRSSSRQQIGITRNGIVRSFNVQITREDAGTHNTSYVVTVDDITDLVAAHRSSAWADVARRIAHEIKNPLTPIQLSAERIRRRYGKVIVEDREVFDQCTETIIRQVGDIGRMVDEFTEFARMPKPQLAAADIRAVLRDASFLVEISNNQIRFEHDFTDEPLVGNFDNRLLGQAFGNIIKNASESIETALQTGAIEEGFILVRAASTASSIIVEVLDNGKGLPADNRHRLLEPYVTTREKGTGLGLAIVKKIIEDHSGHLEMLDAPESFHTGRGAMVRMTFPRLVEASAA from the coding sequence ATGAGCAAGACCGTAGTCAAACCGCAGGTTCTGCCGAAAGGCGCGTTGATCATGACGCTCCTGACGCTGGCGACAACGATTGTCTCATTCGTCATCATGATGGGTATTACCGACATCTCGCCCACCAAGCGGACGACGCAGATCATTATTGCAGCCAATGCGATTTCGATTTTGGTGCTGATCTATTTGTCCTACGCGACGCTCCGGAAGCTGTTTTTGTTCAAGAGCAAGGAAAAGCACCGGGATCTGCATACCAACATAACGATCATCTTCGCGTTGATCGCGTCGATCCCTTCGATCATTGTCGCCTGTTTTTCACTTATCGTCCTCGACAACCGTTTGAACTCATGGATCAATCCCGAAAACAATCAGATCATTGATATGTCGATCAAGGCCGCGCAGTCCTACACCGAGGACAATGCGCAAAGTCTTTTGACCACAACGCTTTCGATGGCGATCGATCTCGACCAGCGGCGGATGCTCTACAGTCTCGATCGAGGTGCCTTCGCCAATTGGCTGACCTATGACGCAGGCCGCAACAACCTGCTTGGCGCATCCCTGGTTAGATCCAACGGTGAGGTTGTCGTCAGTGCCCAGCTCTTCAACGATCATACCCTCCCCGAAGCACCGCTGGAGGCGTTGAAAAGTGCAGCGGGCGACAGGCCGGTGCTGATACCGCCGGCGGCTACCAATCTTGTCGGTGCAATCGTCAAGACGCAGGCGCTGCCGGATTTGTATCTCTATACGATCCGCGCCGTGGATTCGTCGGCGTTGGATAACATGCGCGTCATGACAGACAACAATGCCGAATATCAGTCGCTGGCGAGCAACCGAAAGAATACGCAGATCGCTTACGCGCTGCTCTATATTGAGCTCACACTGTTGCTGCTTTTGACCGCCGTCTGGACTGGTATTGCCGTGGCCAATCGTGTGGTCAGGCCCATTCGCTTGTTGATCGGCGCGGCCGGCGACGTTGCCACAGGCAATTTTGACGTGTCAGTGCCTGTCCGCGCTTCGGATGGCGATATCGGTTCACTATCCCACACGTTCAATAATATGGTCGAGCAGTTGAAAACCCAGCATAACGATCTGATTTCGGCGAAGGATGAGATCGACGAGCGCAGGCGCTTTACCGAGGCGGTTCTGTCCGGCGTGACCGCCGGCGTCATCAGCGTCAACTCGCAAGGCGATATCGCTGGTCTGAACCGGCCAGCCGAACACATGCTGTCGATCGATGCTGCACAAGCTATCGGCAAGAACCTCGTTCACATCCTTCCGGAAATCGGTGCTGTATTCGAAGCGGCGCGGGGGAACGACAGATCTTCCAGCCGCCAGCAGATAGGGATTACCCGCAATGGTATCGTACGCTCTTTCAACGTGCAGATTACCCGGGAAGACGCCGGCACACACAATACCTCCTACGTGGTGACGGTCGACGATATCACCGACCTGGTCGCTGCCCACCGCTCATCCGCTTGGGCGGACGTTGCACGCCGCATTGCACATGAAATCAAGAATCCACTGACGCCAATTCAGCTCTCCGCCGAGCGCATCCGCCGCCGCTATGGCAAGGTCATTGTCGAGGATCGCGAGGTCTTCGATCAATGCACTGAAACGATCATCCGCCAGGTCGGCGATATAGGTCGTATGGTCGATGAGTTTACTGAATTCGCCCGTATGCCCAAGCCGCAACTCGCTGCAGCGGATATCCGCGCTGTACTGCGTGACGCGTCCTTCCTCGTGGAAATCAGCAACAACCAGATCAGGTTCGAGCATGACTTTACCGACGAGCCGCTCGTTGGAAATTTCGACAACCGGCTCCTTGGCCAGGCTTTCGGCAACATCATAAAAAACGCTTCGGAGTCCATCGAGACGGCGCTCCAGACAGGAGCGATCGAGGAAGGTTTCATTCTCGTTCGCGCTGCCAGCACGGCCTCGTCCATCATTGTCGAAGTGCTCGACAACGGCAAAGGATTACCCGCTGACAACCGTCATCGACTGCTCGAGCCCTATGTGACAACGCGCGAAAAGGGTACCGGACTCGGCCTCGCCATCGTCAAGAAAATCATCGAAGATCATAGTGGGCATCTCGAAATGCTGGATGCGCCCGAGAGCTTCCACACTGGTCGCGGGGCGATGGTGCGGATGACCTTTCCAAGGCTCGTCGAGGCCAGTGCGGCGTAG
- a CDS encoding peptide deformylase encodes MTVRPILKYPHPALRSSAEPVTEFGDDLRLLADDLLETMRAAPGIGITAPHIGVLKRIVVLELDRGQPARFYVNPEIEWFSADTVRQEEGSVSMPGVSDEIERAVNIRIRYQDVAGVSQSEEATGLLSICLQHEIDQLDGVFWIYRLSKLKRDRLIKRYEKLQRSQR; translated from the coding sequence TTGACAGTACGTCCGATCCTCAAATATCCGCATCCTGCACTACGTTCATCGGCTGAACCCGTAACGGAGTTTGGAGATGATCTTCGCTTGCTGGCCGATGACCTCCTGGAGACAATGCGGGCGGCGCCGGGAATAGGCATAACTGCTCCACATATTGGCGTTTTGAAGCGCATTGTTGTTCTCGAACTTGACCGGGGCCAACCAGCTCGCTTTTACGTCAATCCGGAGATCGAATGGTTTTCGGCTGACACCGTCAGGCAGGAGGAGGGTAGTGTCTCAATGCCAGGCGTTTCGGATGAGATCGAGCGGGCCGTCAACATCCGGATCCGCTATCAGGACGTTGCGGGCGTGTCTCAGTCAGAAGAAGCGACCGGCCTCCTGTCCATCTGCCTTCAGCACGAAATCGATCAGCTCGACGGTGTATTCTGGATCTACCGCTTGTCAAAACTCAAGCGTGACAGGTTGATCAAGCGTTATGAGAAGCTGCAGCGCAGTCAGCGGTGA
- a CDS encoding cupin domain-containing protein encodes MSDDHQQGNAHTHDDHPVDWRVHGVKIIPGDSLDPNTAQTPGMNRAAAINHARAGAEKIWAGTVVIHPNAKTGAHHHGDLESIIYVVKGRARMRWGERLEYVAEAGPGDFIFVPPYVPHQEINASPDEALECVLVRSGQEPVVVNLDIDPVEKPEGVLWKDPIHR; translated from the coding sequence ATGTCAGACGATCATCAGCAGGGAAACGCGCACACGCATGACGACCATCCAGTCGACTGGCGGGTGCATGGGGTCAAAATTATCCCTGGGGATTCCCTTGATCCAAATACAGCACAAACGCCGGGTATGAACCGGGCCGCTGCCATCAACCACGCCCGGGCTGGAGCCGAAAAAATCTGGGCGGGGACAGTTGTCATTCATCCCAACGCCAAGACCGGCGCGCATCACCACGGCGATCTGGAAAGCATCATCTACGTGGTCAAAGGTCGCGCACGCATGCGCTGGGGCGAAAGGCTGGAGTATGTCGCGGAAGCCGGTCCCGGCGATTTCATCTTCGTGCCGCCATACGTGCCACATCAGGAAATCAATGCCAGTCCGGACGAAGCGCTTGAATGTGTTCTTGTCCGCTCCGGTCAGGAGCCTGTCGTCGTCAATCTCGATATCGATCCGGTGGAAAAGCCGGAGGGTGTTTTATGGAAGGATCCGATTCACCGCTGA